The proteins below come from a single Gemmatimonadota bacterium genomic window:
- a CDS encoding phosphoribosylanthranilate isomerase: MRTPQRRIGRFGPYHEARVGFDSAFFTSYAPPTGTGGTVVKRSTWIKMCGMTNARDVENAARAGANAVGFVFAESPRRVPAETVGKMAGEISPDVLRYGVFTDARAEAIEETVKRSGIDRIQWHGDGMPPLSEESGHRIVKAFRARDDTVLEEIREWAPDLFLLDSWVEGVAGGTGRTFDWSIAQAARGLGRLILAGGLTPENVGDAIRQVRPFGVDVSGGIESAPGIKDADRMRAFVEAVRAADKETDR, encoded by the coding sequence TTGCGAACCCCTCAGAGGAGAATCGGCCGATTCGGGCCGTATCATGAGGCGCGGGTGGGGTTTGACAGCGCGTTTTTCACCTCCTACGCTCCGCCGACCGGCACGGGGGGAACGGTCGTGAAACGCTCCACATGGATCAAGATGTGCGGCATGACCAACGCACGGGATGTCGAAAACGCGGCGCGGGCCGGGGCGAATGCCGTGGGATTCGTCTTTGCGGAAAGCCCCCGGAGGGTCCCGGCGGAGACTGTGGGCAAGATGGCCGGGGAAATCTCCCCGGATGTCCTGCGCTACGGGGTCTTCACCGATGCACGGGCTGAGGCCATTGAAGAAACGGTCAAGCGCTCCGGTATCGACCGAATCCAGTGGCACGGAGACGGAATGCCCCCACTGAGTGAAGAATCGGGCCATCGAATCGTGAAGGCGTTCCGCGCACGGGACGATACGGTTCTGGAGGAGATCCGCGAATGGGCTCCCGATCTCTTCCTTCTCGATTCGTGGGTGGAGGGGGTGGCAGGAGGAACCGGGCGGACCTTCGACTGGTCGATTGCGCAGGCGGCACGCGGACTGGGACGACTGATCCTGGCCGGGGGCCTCACGCCGGAGAATGTGGGCGACGCCATCCGCCAGGTGCGACCGTTCGGGGTGGATGTTTCCGGCGGGATCGAGTCCGCTCCCGGGATCAAGGATGCGGATCGGATGCGGGCATTCGTCGAGGCGGTGAGGGCCGCGGACAAGGAGACCGACCGATGA
- a CDS encoding HD domain-containing phosphohydrolase, which yields MTRGGRILLVETEGDLRLQIDALLDRAGHEVSAVDSCEGALRLIREGFRPDVVVSGPGPGKAVRLSGVAQKAPLLVADGGLAEGLPTAPDAAVTHCLPDPSVVVASVEELLVSGFAEPSGDDTSRCLELGRRLSLSLPRIPDTKGRIDVVSEGLEQFFGLQGSLVLRRAGGDSSWVEARRGLSDDVVSAVSAEIFRRTDGRGLRPFFTEVLADGASHVVAGLGIPFPGGDVDLGFVLERPPGLEARAALAGLLGAAVRAAHSADRLREAEDLLEKRGSSVDRVVAAARSFSRASGMEFLADEVLSVLGHELKVDRSVLFFPDYRGHLTLVSASGFAPKRLDRIGLSINHGVGEQVISASEPVALSSIAPQGAGSREVHLLFEAGLEWGASLPGFADSAAVVFLGGGASVPAAPGAGEGVRDGLLAAAGVAVEYRMRLDRHQRTTSGLASGLVEALENLHPDDRGHSERVAAWAVLLGRALNLSDADLRALSLSARLHDIGKILACGGTGAPPDAGRMKAHAMLGSRLLTHGDLPAGVIEGVEQHHEHFDGTGRPLGLAGESIHLFGRIISVSNALDHRERPSQDDRVPLHDALDRLREGAETLFDPELVPLLAREALRRS from the coding sequence ATGACGCGTGGCGGAAGGATACTTCTGGTGGAGACGGAGGGAGACCTGCGTCTTCAGATCGATGCCCTTCTGGATCGCGCGGGGCATGAGGTCTCCGCGGTGGACTCATGCGAGGGGGCGCTCCGGCTCATCCGAGAGGGATTTCGGCCGGATGTGGTGGTCTCCGGGCCCGGACCGGGGAAAGCGGTTCGCCTTTCGGGGGTCGCGCAGAAGGCGCCGCTTCTCGTTGCGGACGGCGGGCTTGCCGAAGGGCTTCCCACTGCCCCCGACGCGGCGGTGACCCACTGCCTTCCGGACCCCTCCGTCGTGGTCGCGTCCGTGGAGGAGTTGCTGGTTTCCGGGTTTGCCGAGCCGTCCGGAGACGACACTTCCCGGTGCCTGGAGTTGGGGCGTCGGCTTTCCCTGTCGCTGCCGCGGATTCCGGACACGAAGGGTCGGATTGATGTCGTGTCCGAGGGTCTCGAGCAGTTCTTCGGCCTTCAGGGAAGCCTGGTTCTCCGGCGTGCGGGAGGGGACTCGTCGTGGGTGGAGGCGCGCCGGGGTCTCTCCGACGATGTGGTCTCCGCCGTTTCCGCCGAGATCTTCCGCCGCACCGACGGACGCGGACTGCGGCCATTCTTCACCGAGGTTCTGGCGGACGGAGCCAGCCATGTCGTGGCCGGGCTTGGGATTCCGTTCCCCGGCGGCGATGTGGACCTTGGGTTCGTTCTGGAGCGCCCCCCCGGCCTGGAAGCACGGGCGGCTCTGGCGGGCCTTCTGGGTGCCGCCGTTCGCGCCGCGCACTCGGCCGACCGCCTCCGCGAGGCGGAGGACCTGCTGGAGAAGCGCGGGTCGTCCGTCGATCGGGTGGTCGCGGCGGCGCGGTCCTTCTCCCGCGCGTCAGGAATGGAGTTCCTTGCCGACGAAGTTCTTTCCGTTCTCGGCCATGAACTGAAGGTGGACCGGAGCGTACTCTTCTTTCCCGACTACCGGGGGCACCTCACGCTGGTGTCCGCGTCCGGCTTTGCGCCGAAGCGCCTGGACCGGATCGGGCTCTCCATCAATCACGGCGTAGGGGAACAGGTGATCTCCGCGAGCGAGCCGGTGGCTCTTTCGTCCATCGCCCCGCAGGGAGCCGGAAGCCGGGAAGTTCATTTGCTCTTTGAGGCGGGACTGGAGTGGGGCGCGTCGCTGCCGGGGTTTGCGGACAGTGCGGCGGTCGTCTTTCTGGGCGGAGGTGCCTCCGTGCCCGCCGCACCCGGAGCAGGCGAGGGCGTGCGAGACGGTCTATTGGCGGCGGCGGGAGTTGCCGTGGAGTACAGGATGCGGCTGGATCGGCACCAGCGAACCACATCCGGCCTTGCGTCCGGACTGGTCGAGGCGCTGGAGAACCTCCACCCGGACGATCGGGGGCATAGTGAGCGCGTTGCCGCATGGGCGGTACTCCTCGGGCGGGCGCTGAATCTCTCCGACGCCGACCTGCGCGCGCTATCGCTCTCCGCGCGACTCCACGACATCGGGAAGATCCTCGCGTGTGGCGGAACGGGTGCCCCGCCGGATGCCGGGCGAATGAAAGCGCACGCCATGCTGGGTTCGCGGCTCCTTACGCACGGAGACCTGCCCGCGGGTGTCATCGAAGGCGTGGAGCAGCATCACGAGCACTTCGACGGGACGGGTCGCCCGCTCGGCCTTGCCGGGGAGTCGATCCACCTGTTCGGCCGGATCATCTCGGTGTCGAACGCGCTCGATCATCGGGAGCGCCCTTCGCAGGACGACCGCGTACCCCTGCATGACGCGCTCGATCGCCTGCGCGAAGGGGCCGAAACACTCTTCGACCCCGAACTCGTTCCATTGCTCGCGCGAGAGGCTCTCCGCCGGTCTTAG
- a CDS encoding peptidylprolyl isomerase produces the protein MEAMIITTRGILSIELLPEVAPRTVANFVKLAEDGFYDGLIFHRVVPNFVIQTGCPTGTGWGHPGYDIRCETSRLPFERGMVGMAHAGKDTGGSQFFVTHSPQRHLDGRYTIFGRVRKGMSTVDEIRAEDTIQQIRIRR, from the coding sequence ATGGAGGCCATGATCATCACCACGCGCGGGATCCTCTCGATCGAACTCCTGCCGGAAGTTGCGCCCCGAACCGTCGCGAACTTCGTGAAGCTCGCGGAAGACGGATTCTACGACGGGCTGATCTTCCACCGCGTCGTGCCGAACTTCGTCATCCAGACGGGGTGCCCGACCGGTACGGGGTGGGGCCACCCCGGGTACGACATCCGGTGTGAGACGAGCCGCCTTCCCTTTGAGCGCGGAATGGTCGGCATGGCCCACGCCGGGAAGGACACGGGCGGGAGCCAGTTCTTCGTGACGCATTCCCCTCAAAGGCACCTGGACGGCCGGTACACGATCTTCGGCCGGGTGAGGAAGGGCATGAGCACCGTGGACGAAATCCGAGCGGAGGACACGATCCAGCAGATCCGAATCCGCCGCTAA
- a CDS encoding TlpA disulfide reductase family protein, producing the protein MNPIPLRRVIRLVLCLTLFAGFAGCSADQGSGDDAAEVAKETPATTEAPPPPAEGAATEPTDAHPMAPDFELPTVDGKTVKLSSLRGKVVLLDFWATWCGPCRKAIPHLNELHGKFHERGLEIVGLSLDRGGAKDVNAFLQKQKMVYTLAIANREVAASYGGVRSIPTAFLVDREGRVRQQYVGFRPGSVYEKDILALLEEKTEQGDDDTI; encoded by the coding sequence ATGAATCCGATTCCCTTGCGCCGAGTCATCCGCCTTGTTCTCTGCCTCACGCTGTTTGCGGGCTTCGCGGGTTGTTCCGCCGACCAGGGCTCCGGCGACGATGCCGCCGAGGTCGCCAAAGAGACGCCGGCCACGACGGAGGCCCCACCTCCCCCTGCCGAAGGCGCGGCCACCGAACCGACGGACGCCCATCCCATGGCGCCGGACTTCGAGCTTCCCACCGTGGACGGCAAGACGGTGAAGCTCTCCTCGCTCCGGGGGAAGGTGGTGCTTCTCGACTTCTGGGCGACCTGGTGTGGCCCGTGCCGAAAGGCCATCCCCCACCTGAACGAACTCCACGGAAAGTTCCACGAACGCGGGCTGGAGATCGTCGGACTGTCGCTGGACCGGGGGGGCGCAAAGGATGTGAACGCCTTCCTCCAGAAGCAGAAGATGGTCTACACGCTCGCGATCGCGAACCGGGAGGTCGCCGCGAGTTACGGAGGCGTCCGGAGCATTCCCACCGCCTTCCTCGTCGACCGGGAGGGACGCGTCCGGCAGCAGTATGTCGGTTTCCGGCCGGGATCGGTCTACGAGAAGGACATTCTGGCACTTCTTGAGGAAAAGACGGAGCAAGGCGACGATGACACAATCTGA
- a CDS encoding cysteine desulfurase family protein, whose product MKTVYLDHNATTRVRPEVREEIAAVLAEPGNPSSAHQFGRVAREVREAARERVAAAAGCAPREVVFTSGGTEADHLALRGLTGGERGNHLIVGATEHEAVLTTASALRSTDTRVSILPVDGSGRIDPASLRDALRPDTALVSIMAANNETGVLAPLKELGEICREHGVLFHTDAVQCFGKVPFRFSDLPVDAASLSSHKIGGSAGSGALLLRKGIVPSGLVTGGGQERGIRPGTENLSGIAGFGRAAELAAREVNEFGSRTGPLRDRLEREIRAVFPESLVNGAEAPRLPNTSNIAFPGLNGETLMIGLDLAGIAVSTGAACAAGAAAPSGVLTAMGLDRSIASGTLRFSLGRETNANEIDRVLKILPGVVKTADGTGHSS is encoded by the coding sequence TTGAAAACCGTATACCTCGATCACAACGCGACCACCCGGGTTCGCCCGGAAGTCCGCGAGGAGATCGCCGCGGTACTTGCCGAACCGGGGAATCCCTCCAGCGCGCATCAGTTCGGCCGGGTCGCCCGCGAGGTGCGGGAAGCCGCACGGGAACGCGTCGCGGCGGCGGCCGGATGCGCCCCCCGCGAGGTTGTGTTCACCTCCGGCGGTACCGAGGCCGACCACCTCGCGCTTCGGGGGTTGACGGGAGGAGAGCGGGGAAACCACCTCATCGTTGGTGCGACGGAGCACGAAGCCGTCCTCACCACCGCCTCCGCGCTGCGCTCCACGGACACCCGGGTGAGCATCCTCCCCGTCGACGGGTCCGGACGCATCGATCCGGCCTCCCTGCGGGACGCGCTTCGACCCGACACTGCTCTGGTCTCCATCATGGCCGCCAACAACGAGACGGGCGTTCTCGCCCCGCTGAAGGAGCTCGGCGAGATCTGCCGGGAGCACGGGGTTCTCTTTCACACGGACGCGGTGCAGTGCTTCGGGAAGGTCCCGTTTCGGTTTTCGGATCTCCCCGTGGACGCCGCCTCTCTCTCCAGCCACAAGATCGGTGGGTCGGCGGGGTCGGGTGCGTTGCTTCTTCGCAAGGGCATTGTCCCGAGCGGCCTCGTCACCGGCGGCGGACAGGAGCGGGGAATCCGTCCGGGAACTGAGAACCTTTCGGGAATCGCGGGGTTCGGAAGAGCGGCGGAACTCGCGGCGCGTGAGGTGAATGAGTTCGGCTCCCGCACCGGGCCATTGCGCGACCGGCTGGAGCGGGAAATCCGGGCCGTGTTCCCCGAGTCGCTGGTGAACGGAGCGGAGGCACCCAGGCTGCCCAACACGAGCAACATCGCCTTCCCGGGACTGAATGGCGAAACACTGATGATCGGCCTCGACCTTGCCGGCATCGCGGTCTCCACGGGTGCGGCGTGTGCAGCGGGGGCTGCGGCGCCCTCGGGCGTGCTGACCGCCATGGGGCTGGATCGAAGCATCGCGTCCGGCACGCTGCGCTTTTCGCTGGGGAGGGAGACAAACGCGAACGAAATCGATAGGGTTCTGAAAATCCTGCCCGGCGTCGTGAAAACTGCGGACGGCACCGGACACTCATCCTGA
- a CDS encoding DUF302 domain-containing protein yields the protein MGVTTGVYGLGVELHIPYEEAKAKVVAALTDEGFGVLTEIDVQATMREKLDVDFRRYVILGACSPQLAHRALTAETEIGLLLPCNVIVYENERGGTSVSAMNPVAMVSVTGNPDLESVGAEAREKLERVLESMEEDAG from the coding sequence ATGGGCGTCACCACGGGGGTGTACGGGCTCGGAGTGGAGCTTCACATTCCATATGAAGAGGCGAAGGCGAAGGTCGTGGCCGCGTTGACCGACGAGGGTTTCGGAGTGCTGACCGAGATTGATGTACAGGCCACGATGCGCGAAAAGCTGGATGTGGACTTTCGACGATATGTGATTCTGGGCGCGTGCAGTCCGCAACTGGCCCACCGGGCGCTGACGGCGGAGACGGAGATCGGCCTTCTGCTTCCATGCAATGTCATCGTGTACGAGAACGAGCGCGGGGGGACGAGCGTCTCAGCCATGAACCCTGTGGCGATGGTCTCGGTGACGGGCAATCCGGATCTGGAATCGGTGGGTGCGGAAGCCCGCGAGAAGCTCGAGCGCGTTCTGGAGTCCATGGAGGAGGACGCAGGCTGA
- a CDS encoding glycosyltransferase family 2 protein: MSDAARVSVIIPALNEEASLPSVLADIPGAYVREILVVDNGSTDRTAAVALEGGARVIREPRGGYGSACLAGIAALESPDVVVFLDADHSDHAEELPWVAGPVLRGEADLVIGSRMTGRREPGALLPQALLGNRFATRLISLIWGVRFTDLGPFRAVSAEALASLQMADRDFGWTVEMQVKAARNGLRCAEVPVRYRKRIGQSKITGTISGTLRASRKILWVIFREAVLRRRPS, encoded by the coding sequence GTGAGCGACGCGGCGCGCGTGTCGGTCATCATCCCCGCGCTCAACGAAGAAGCGTCCCTTCCGAGCGTGCTTGCGGACATCCCCGGAGCGTATGTCCGCGAGATCCTTGTCGTGGACAACGGATCGACCGACCGGACTGCGGCCGTGGCGCTGGAGGGTGGAGCGCGCGTCATCCGGGAACCGCGCGGCGGGTACGGGAGCGCGTGCCTCGCCGGGATCGCCGCGCTGGAATCGCCGGATGTCGTCGTCTTCCTCGATGCTGACCACTCGGACCATGCGGAGGAGCTCCCGTGGGTCGCCGGTCCGGTGCTTCGCGGGGAGGCGGACCTGGTCATCGGAAGCCGCATGACCGGTCGGAGAGAACCGGGCGCGCTTCTCCCGCAGGCCCTCCTCGGCAACCGGTTCGCGACGCGCCTCATATCCCTGATCTGGGGCGTGCGATTCACCGACCTCGGCCCGTTTCGCGCTGTGAGCGCGGAGGCGCTCGCCTCACTCCAAATGGCGGACAGGGACTTCGGATGGACCGTTGAGATGCAGGTGAAGGCCGCGCGAAACGGACTCCGGTGCGCGGAGGTTCCGGTGCGTTATCGAAAGCGCATCGGACAGTCGAAGATCACCGGAACGATATCGGGAACGCTCCGCGCCTCCCGGAAGATTCTCTGGGTGATCTTTCGGGAGGCGGTGCTTCGAAGGCGTCCTTCCTGA
- a CDS encoding glycosyltransferase translates to MEWLASESAHRAFVGVYFVLWGLLACLGARRLWLVRLSRQGGERPFPRGEFERLPRVTVQLPVYNERFVVRRLLQAVGELDYPSDRLEIQLLDDSDDDTTDIAAGEVRRLRERGVDIHHLRRETREGYKAGALAYGTKLARGEFLLILDADFVPRPNLLRETLPFLADSGVGMVQVRWDHLNRNHSLLSRIQAISLDGHFLVDHEARARNGLFFNFNGTAGIWRKSCIEDAGGWHHDTLTEDLDLSWRAQLAGWRFVFLRDVTCPADLPVDMKAFKGQQFRWVKGSVQVAKKLLPRVWNSRLSLARKLEASIHLTQNFAYLLVLILSVVLFPAVLIRYQTGLAFALVVELPLFLLATGSVFVFYRLPLARAPGGWAGKLCDLPLMMGVGIGLSANNSRAIVEGIIGRETPFHRTPKLDPRAPADGIAHESYRGQPSGTVAIELLFAIYFIAISVFVVRHALFASVPFVAVFLFGYLFVGLKSLRRQPS, encoded by the coding sequence TTGGAGTGGCTGGCTTCAGAAAGCGCACACCGGGCCTTCGTCGGGGTTTACTTCGTGCTTTGGGGGCTCCTGGCGTGCCTCGGGGCGCGCAGGCTCTGGCTTGTCCGGCTCTCCCGGCAGGGGGGGGAGCGGCCGTTTCCCCGGGGGGAGTTTGAGAGGCTCCCGCGCGTGACCGTCCAGTTGCCGGTGTACAATGAGCGATTCGTCGTCCGGCGGCTTCTTCAGGCCGTCGGTGAACTGGACTACCCGTCCGATCGCCTGGAGATCCAGCTTCTCGACGACTCGGACGACGACACCACCGACATCGCCGCCGGAGAGGTGCGCCGCCTCCGGGAGCGCGGCGTCGACATCCATCACTTGCGCCGGGAAACCCGCGAAGGCTACAAGGCGGGCGCTCTGGCCTACGGAACGAAACTCGCGCGTGGAGAGTTCCTGCTGATTCTCGACGCGGACTTCGTCCCGCGGCCCAACCTCCTCCGGGAGACCCTCCCCTTCCTCGCGGACTCCGGCGTCGGCATGGTCCAGGTTCGGTGGGACCACTTGAATCGCAACCACTCGCTGCTCTCTCGGATTCAGGCGATCTCTCTCGACGGGCACTTCCTCGTGGATCACGAAGCCCGCGCAAGGAACGGCCTCTTCTTCAACTTCAACGGAACGGCGGGCATCTGGCGAAAATCCTGCATCGAAGACGCTGGCGGCTGGCACCACGACACGCTGACGGAGGACCTCGACCTGTCCTGGCGCGCACAACTCGCCGGGTGGCGGTTCGTCTTTCTGCGGGATGTGACCTGCCCCGCGGACCTTCCCGTGGACATGAAAGCGTTCAAGGGCCAGCAGTTCCGATGGGTCAAGGGGTCGGTACAGGTTGCGAAGAAGCTCCTCCCGCGTGTCTGGAACTCCCGTCTTTCCCTCGCTCGCAAGCTGGAAGCGTCCATCCACCTCACGCAGAACTTCGCCTACCTGCTCGTTCTGATCCTGTCGGTCGTTCTCTTTCCGGCCGTGTTGATCCGGTACCAGACGGGGCTGGCCTTCGCGCTGGTGGTGGAACTTCCACTCTTCCTTCTGGCGACGGGTTCGGTGTTCGTCTTCTACCGCCTTCCGCTGGCCCGCGCCCCGGGAGGCTGGGCGGGCAAGCTGTGCGATCTCCCGCTGATGATGGGCGTCGGGATCGGGCTGTCGGCCAACAACTCCCGCGCCATCGTGGAGGGGATCATCGGAAGGGAAACGCCCTTCCACCGAACGCCAAAGCTCGACCCCCGCGCCCCTGCCGACGGAATCGCCCACGAGTCCTATCGGGGCCAGCCCAGCGGGACGGTCGCCATCGAACTCCTCTTCGCCATCTACTTCATCGCCATCTCCGTGTTCGTGGTGCGCCACGCGCTTTTCGCGTCCGTCCCCTTTGTCGCGGTCTTCCTGTTCGGCTATCTCTTTGTCGGGCTGAAATCGCTGCGTCGGCAGCCTTCGTGA
- the trxA gene encoding thioredoxin encodes MSKMTAVTDANFEAEVVSSDVPVIVDFWAQWCGPCKMLTPVLEEVAAEYEGRVKIVKLNVDDNPNSATKYSIRSIPTLLYFKGGELVDQTVGAPAKGDLTKKIDSFVA; translated from the coding sequence ATGAGCAAGATGACCGCCGTGACCGACGCCAACTTCGAGGCCGAGGTGGTGTCCTCGGATGTTCCCGTGATTGTGGACTTCTGGGCACAGTGGTGCGGACCCTGCAAGATGCTGACGCCGGTCCTGGAAGAGGTCGCTGCGGAGTACGAGGGCCGCGTGAAGATCGTGAAGCTGAATGTGGACGACAACCCGAACTCCGCAACGAAGTATTCCATTCGCTCTATCCCGACGCTCCTGTACTTCAAGGGCGGTGAGCTGGTGGACCAGACCGTCGGAGCTCCCGCAAAGGGAGACCTCACGAAGAAGATCGACTCCTTTGTGGCGTAG
- a CDS encoding cyclic 2,3-diphosphoglycerate synthase, with the protein MQKKRIVILGAAGRDFHNFNTVYRGDDSCEVVAFTATQIPDIDGRMYPQELCGPGYPDGIPIVPESELEQVMAEKAVDLAVFAYSDVPYGYVMSLASRVNAAGADFALLSATDTQLKSNRPVVSVCAVRTGCGKSQTTRAVARVLQDMGKKVVAIRHPMPYGDLVKQRVQRFACLEDLAKHECTIEEMEEYEPHINTGVVVYAGVDYADILAEAEKEADVILWDGGNNDTSFYKPDVLITLVDPHRPGHEASYYPGETNLRMADCILVNKVDSAEAAGVDAVRASARRLNPGAVLLEAASPISVDDPSLIQGKRVLVVEDGPTLTHGEMKYGAGIVAARKYGAAEVVDPRPWVVDSIAETFQKYPGIGTLLPAMGYGEAQVRDLEKSIRSVDCDTVVIATPIDLGRILKIDKPSVRVRYDLQVIGKPDLSDVLSGI; encoded by the coding sequence ATGCAGAAGAAACGGATCGTCATTCTCGGCGCGGCCGGAAGGGACTTTCACAACTTCAACACCGTGTATCGGGGGGATGACTCCTGCGAGGTCGTTGCTTTTACGGCCACACAGATTCCCGACATTGACGGCCGCATGTATCCGCAGGAACTGTGCGGGCCCGGGTATCCCGACGGCATTCCCATCGTGCCGGAGTCGGAACTGGAGCAGGTGATGGCGGAGAAGGCCGTGGACCTGGCCGTGTTCGCCTACTCCGATGTTCCCTACGGGTATGTCATGAGCCTCGCTTCCCGCGTGAATGCGGCAGGTGCGGACTTCGCGCTTCTTTCCGCGACAGACACTCAGTTGAAGTCGAACCGGCCCGTTGTGTCGGTCTGCGCCGTTCGCACCGGTTGCGGGAAGAGCCAGACCACACGGGCCGTGGCCCGGGTGCTGCAGGACATGGGGAAAAAGGTCGTGGCGATTCGCCATCCCATGCCCTACGGAGATCTCGTCAAGCAGCGCGTGCAGCGGTTTGCGTGCCTGGAAGACCTTGCGAAGCACGAGTGCACCATCGAGGAGATGGAGGAGTACGAACCGCATATCAACACCGGTGTGGTTGTGTATGCGGGCGTGGACTACGCCGACATTCTCGCAGAGGCGGAGAAGGAGGCGGATGTCATCCTCTGGGACGGCGGGAACAACGACACCTCGTTCTACAAGCCGGATGTTCTGATTACGCTGGTGGATCCACATCGGCCCGGGCACGAAGCGTCGTACTATCCCGGGGAGACGAACCTGCGCATGGCGGACTGCATACTGGTGAACAAGGTGGACTCGGCCGAGGCTGCGGGAGTGGACGCGGTCCGCGCGTCCGCACGACGCTTGAATCCCGGCGCGGTTCTGCTGGAGGCGGCGTCGCCCATTTCGGTGGACGATCCTTCGCTCATTCAGGGGAAGCGCGTACTGGTTGTGGAAGACGGCCCGACACTGACTCACGGCGAAATGAAGTACGGCGCGGGCATTGTCGCCGCGCGGAAATACGGGGCGGCGGAGGTTGTCGACCCGCGTCCATGGGTCGTGGACAGCATCGCCGAGACTTTTCAGAAGTACCCCGGCATCGGGACGCTGCTGCCCGCGATGGGGTACGGCGAAGCGCAGGTTCGGGATCTGGAGAAGAGCATCCGCTCCGTCGACTGCGACACGGTGGTGATCGCCACGCCCATCGATCTGGGACGCATCCTGAAGATCGACAAGCCGTCCGTCCGCGTTCGATATGACCTTCAGGTCATCGGCAAGCCGGATCTTTCGGATGTGCTGTCCGGGATCTGA